DNA from Vanessa tameamea isolate UH-Manoa-2023 chromosome 19, ilVanTame1 primary haplotype, whole genome shotgun sequence:
GAGAAAACTGCCAAGTTTGCCAACGCATGATTGTTGTATGgtgtagttttaaaaaatgtcgTTTTCAGATTTATAtgctaaatataattgtacatacTGCCAAGAAGAAATAAGCGGAGTGCGTGTAAGATGTGCCGAATGTAaagattttgatatttgtttgcAGGTAGAGTAGCATCCGTGACATTTTTGTTTACAGTTTTGGcgcaaattttaaatgttgaataaaaatttacaaatttttcttGCAGTGTTTTTCACTAGGTGCTGAAATTGGGTCGCACAAAAATGATCATTCCTATCAATTcatggtaatttttttactcttttaaatatacattacatacattctTTCATAACATCAAAAGTTACGACTCTTTATTACATTATAGGACTCTGGGGCGTTTGGGATATTCTTAGGTCGTAATAGTTGGTCGGCTAATGAAGAAGTTAGACTTTTAGATGCGATTGAACAGTTTGGTTTTGGAAACTGGGAAGATATAGCAAAGCACATAGAAACAAGAACACCAGAAGGTACTCTATTCCTCTTTTTCGCTATTCATTTATTGTTATACCTTGTACCAATTGTTTGCTAATATtcacttataattttagaagCCAAAGATGAATACATAACTAGATATTTAGAGGGTAGCATAGGACGTGCAACCTGGGGTAATGTAGAAAGCACAAGTAGACCATCGTTAAGCTGTGCGGATAGAGATGAAGGACCCCTTAGCCCAAATGCTGTGTCAAGACTTCCACCTCTAGCTGTAACCCCCGATGAAGCTGCTCAATTGGGTTACATTAGCAACAGAGATGATTTTGaaagggtaaaaaaaaaattcaattgaaaattattttggcCGCAGAaaagtcatttaaaattattttgatgcaAGTAATTGTGTTAAGAAGAGATGACGACTAAAAGTTTTGCTACAACTTTTTGTTGTCCatcataaattttactttaatatataaataaataaatttgtaaaatataaattgaattcctGAGTGTATATATTGTTCATTCCAGGAACATGACCATGATGCAGAGCAATTAATATCTACATTATCCCTTAACCCTGAGGATGATGAATTAGATGTTGGTAAgactaaaaattatttactacatttttaagatcattcataaaataaaaaaaagcaatttctATGATGGTTAAAtatgtacagtaactatttactATATAGTATGAATCAGAATCAGAAATGATATACTGTTTGTATACCATTTTGAGTTTAAGTAACAGCTGTAACTAAGGGATGCAAATTTAACCATTTCCTTGTCCAATGTTTTatgtggtagtgccacactgcataccttcgggttacagccgaatgggccggcacacttggggaagtaccactctttcacttaaaatcggcgtaaagtggtagctatgctacctcgtttcgtccggtatgtgagagtcccggaggcccgatccccctcccccccaaaactggtaataatggttgtgcagaatttggtttcattaccccaggagggtaccatcagcgaccgCGACAGAGAATTCCTCTCTGGgtatccatgctcaggacgtacaccacctgagcagggatgcccaggctgccctcctaattctggggggggcaattttgagctcgccactgttcggggcaagtggagcaggcatcataaggcaacccctaccacccgcACTGTGGACTtttgcaacataaggggactcgaCTCCAACTtaaacgccgttcactttcaccttgagacggcgaaaccggtcttgctctttcttaccgagacccaaatatcctctcctgccaatacgacttttctttcttaccccgggtacaaattagAACATTCCTTTGttccacgagctggggtgtgcgtttacgtcagagatgatatctgctctcgacgcctcggcagccttgaagggcaggacttatcgattatctggctgcgtgtagactgcgactctacgcgtgcctttataggtcccatagcggtaatgccgaaaccgactgactggttgagcacgtccaaatggctacagattccgtgctgcagcagatcccatccgcagagatcatAATttttggcgattttaatgccaccatgccgaatggcttggatcacgcactactgATCATGCGgctagatctgttctcgacttcgctttagcatatgatttgacacaactggtcacctcgccaacgcgaataccagacgtggaggatcatataccttccctgttagaccttctgctgacttcccatccggatggctaccaggttatcgtccatccccctctgggcttgtcggaccactgtctcgtccggagtacagtgccggttgcgcggtactcctactaacctaacctatcctCGTTTCGTGGACTGCCGcagagtgtggcactacaagtcagcagattgggatgggttgcggtccttctttgcatcctacccatgggggcaggtttgtttctcgccggatgatccgagcgttattGCTGACTATGTTGCCGATGTGCTTCaaggtatggaactgttcatttcATATTCTGCTgtgcccatcggtggcaagtcccagccctggtttggtcgtttctgcaaaacggcctcactttgaaaatgggaacgctaccaagattgggctaacgcatcggcgtctcgtgatgtaaataccagcgcattcagaaaggaactctgcctctagatccttcaaaaacgtgattgttAAGGCGAAGAcagagtacattggcagaattggcgagagactggtgcgcctcccttcaggaacgcacgtgcgttctggtctctcgctaaggctgtcttaggaaatttctgtcagccctcttttccatctttgcacagagacggtgagtcattggcccatacagcgaaggagaaaactgatcttttaggctcccTCTTCGcagcgaactcgactctggatgaccgaggaaagtcaccaccaacaatcccgcggtgtgataccacgatgccggaggttaaattctggcaaagtgcagttcgtaaagcacttctttccttggatattcataaatcGAGTGGACcagatggcatccctccaatcgtgctacggacttgtgctcccgagttggcgcaggtcttaacgcgtcttttccggcaatcctatgcattcggcgtcgtcccgaactcctggaagactgctttggtgcatccgatccctaaaaagggcaactgctcagacccgtccaattataggcctatgcCATCACCTCCTttttctccaaggtaatggagtccattataaactgccagctcctgcggtacctagaggagtaccagctaattagcgaccgccagtacggtttccgtcggggtcgctcagccggtgatcttctagtttaccttactcatagataggcggaagcagttgagagcaagggggaggcattagcagccagtctggacatagcgaaggccttcgatcgcgtgtggcacaaagcgcttctttcgaagcttccttcctatgggcttcccgggaaattatgcaattggattaccagttttttggcagatcggagcatcaaggtcgttgtcgacggtacatgctccgacttaaaattcgttaatgctggtgttccacaagtatgcgttctatcacccactctgtttcttccgcatatcaatgacttgttgcaaatcagtaacattcactgctatgcagacgacagcaccgtagacatctcatacaccggccgtgctaatatttctcgggaaaacgtcgaagaaaaccggaacaaacttctgtctgaaatcgagtcttcgttaaacaaagtctcgaaccgGGGTCGGCTAAAcatagtccatttcaaccccaaaaagacgcaagtttgcgcgctAACTGctaaaaacaccatttgtcgtatctccacgattcaagaacattccgttagccgccacagctagtatcggaatacttggcgtcgatatttcgagcctcgttcagttctgCGGTCAATTGGATGGCAAaaccaaattggcatcaaaaaagctcggtgtgctcagcaatgcaagacagtatttcacgtcggcccatcgtctaagactatacaaggcgcaaatttggcctcacatggaatactgctctcacctctgggcgggtgctccccagtaccagctccttccatttgaccgtatccaacgtagagcggctcgaattatcgacgataaTGTtactcaaattaattttatattgtgtgtaatttattttaatgtaataaaatgtataattactctttctgtatattttaataaattaatttgtattttttcagcACTGAAGTTATCTCAAGTAGACATATACACACGAAGGTTGCGTGAAAGAACAAGGAGAAAAAGACTAGTCCGAGATTATCAATTAGTTTCAGTATTTTTCAATAATCAGAGGAATAAACAGAAAACCCTCGGGAAACTCGCCAAAGAAAAAAAGTaagtactatatttataatatataccaagAAAAAAGAATAGAGGAAAAGTAATAAGGGTAGAAAAATagtaaaagtacatttttaatactcCTGTAAAATAGTAAAGTGGTTAGTTTGGCTCTCGGTATGAACagacaaaattaatcaaaattcaatattatttaaaaaggtctCCGTTGACAACCATTCCtgctttgtttatatttaattaaagaaaccaTTAAATGTGTCAGCGATAGTAAGTCCCGCTAAGTTAGTCCCCGTGCGTAGAGAGTTCATGGAGCGGCTGCGCTGGACGGCGCAGTTCTACGGGCGGCTGGAGCAGTCGGGTGTGGCGCTGGGCCTGTGGCGCGAGCGCGAGCTGCGCGTGCGCCTGGCCGAGCTGCACCGCTACCGCCTGGCCGGCGTCACGCGCCTCGAGGAGTGCGCGCACTACGAGCAGCACGCCGCGCACCGCAAGCACCCGCACCACGACGTGAGACTGGCGCTGGTACTCGCTGCTTGCACACGCACTCACTCACCGTGCGCGCCACGTGCGCTCGCACGCAATTATCGCTCATTCCGCTgaagcaatattttatatactattcaTCGTTCTAAATGCTGTTAGAACATTTTGAGACTTATGTGCTGTTGTGTATTGGTCGATGTTgttaaaagtaaacaatatataggaaaattaatcaatttatttagtttatatggataataattgaaatgagGACAAACTGTTAaaacataaagtaataaaaaaaagattaataaagttatgCCTTATAGATTTAATAACTTAGACTTAACACAATAAGAacaagtaatatataaacatttttaagttaataatgaaAACTGAACAAAGAAAAATTAGTTCTTATTAtactcatataattttttttttattaaacaaagtacAGCTTACTCTTCATTAAgatttttcaaaacaaatgttttgtCTCACTTTAACAGCATTTTGTCCCACTGCTAGGTTAAGACCTCTCAAAGAGActgttttttttggaatttgGTCCACCACACACCAAAGTGACTTGTGATacatgtatctaaatttaattcaacccATTCAGATTGTCTCATGATTTTTCTCTTcatataaacacatgaaaaaagTGGGGGCCAGGGTATTAACCCTGTGTGTAaacttgaatatttttcatagtCATTGTCAATGCATGGCTCATTCGTCATACATATCATTCATATGCTTAACGCTTCTGcggtttttaaaacttattagtaCATTATTAGTTCATCGAAATGCATGAACCTTGAAATAAATAGCATGTTAGaactaatatttcattattataaaattgttattacgaAGCTAAAAACAATGCTTAAAGTCGtagttaaatcataataaaaacgaCTGAAGTGCTTCTTTGATATAGATATTTTTCAAGGCTTTCTTTGAGGTGTccagagtatttttttttgtattgtttggtGTGGGTTTGATCTCGTATAACGATTGTTTCCGCCAGGGCAGCAGTGGGTGCCTGGACACACAGCAGACAAAAGAACAACCGCAGAACAACACACTGCAGCTAAGAAAAAGGTACAAACATACAACATGTTtctatataatgaaaatgtctTTATTGTCTGTGATTACCAAAAAAAAGTTGGGTGACTTATGTATGCGCATGcgaagttctacttcttcgacgtcattaaaatattatttaattacatgcaaataattaattacaataatattataactaatattatgtcatatatttttcctttttaaccACTCCTATATTACTGAGTTACAAATTTGAACATTCACACGGTAAATATGACAAATTGAAATATCACTATGCTTCGATCGAATAATTGTTTCGAATTGAATATGAGTGTGAGGGAATGGATAGTTAATTGAGTTTAGGCTTCCAGTTTTATACAATAACGCATGTAACAGTAAATACCGTGACCACAATCGGCCAGGAGACCATGTTACTCAAATATATGTTGTTTTTGTCGCACAGAGACGTAGACAGCGGCTCAAGTTCCACAAGCCCAAAGTGCACACGGGACGGAAGTACCGTATGTGGATGCTCCAAAAAGAACTCATGCAACGCCGCATGCTCGACTCATCTGCTGACCACTAACGAGATACAGGTAagctatgctaatattataaatgcaaaagtaactctgtctgttcctctttcacggccaaacaactgaatcaaattttatgaaatttggtatcaagCAATTTAGAACTCTGAGGACGGACAAGACTTTATATGCCTGACGACTaacacctaaaacgcgagcgaagccgcgagcgactAATGGTATTTTATAACAGTAAAGTAAAGCGGCCTGCAAATATCccttaaaaacataaaactgttTAAACCAGCCCATTCAATCAAATTACTCATAGCTACTACAAATAAGCACAGCcctaattcattttaatatttccaattCGAGCTTacgattaaatttgtaatagaaagttaaataatttttttatctataagttTTATCCGCTTTCAGCTCTGCACCGCATTAAACCTGCCCCCGACGCAGTACGTGACGATGAAGGGCGTGCTGCTGCGCCGTGCCCCGGCGCACGACTGCGAGCTGGACCTCGCCGTACGACACTACCTGCACACCGCCGGCTGGGTGCGCCACTAGCCGCGGGTACACTAGGTAACTTGGGAATATTCTTGTCAGCTAAATAGAAAAACCcacatatgtttatattattcgcTTGAAAGGGTTATAATTacctgaaaattaaataaaacatattctttaTAGTAACATTCAACTgggtgataaatattttaaaattatagatatatcaattatttattgtttaagttCAGATATGATAGAAGTTAACGCTTGTATTAGTCATGAGTTCTAATAAGTGTTACCGGCTGGGGTGTGTATGGTATGGTTTCAGTATGGATGTTTAGCTAAAATATATTGGATAAACAATtcggtaaatataatattgacattgTAATTCGTGTAAAAATAAGTAAGATTAAATGCTATTATGcttaaatattatgaagttaaaaagagttgataaataaatatataaataaatgttatgtagTAATTATTCATCATTCTATTGGTTTTCATTTAGTGAGAATTTAGTTTAATGGTTATATAGAAACTTAGATGCACgactcttttttaaaaaaaataagaaggttaataaatttaaaaaatattaaaagcaataaaactcattagtaaatatttaagtcaCTTTGGtggtattttcttaaaaaaatataatgcataataagtcataaatataaatttcaattgcTATAAAAgacaattattgaaatttgaaaccacagtttatttcaatttaatttgtataaataataaatacttattacaattaatGGCAAACTTTAGTTAGTtgtagtttttttactttttaaataaaatactataaatttaaaaatattatacaattatatatcatttcACTTGGTTGTTTTGCTTATAATTTAggcaaattaattgaaattgtcTAAATAAGCAATTCTATGCCTTTGACAGCGTTTACATTACAAAGACAATTAGacatatatacctactttttGTATATGAATGTCATATATATGGAAGGGTAAACTTTTTTGTTAC
Protein-coding regions in this window:
- the LOC113399367 gene encoding transcriptional adapter 2B isoform X1, whose amino-acid sequence is MSFSDLYAKYNCTYCQEEISGVRVRCAECKDFDICLQCFSLGAEIGSHKNDHSYQFMDSGAFGIFLGRNSWSANEEVRLLDAIEQFGFGNWEDIAKHIETRTPEEAKDEYITRYLEGSIGRATWGNVESTSRPSLSCADRDEGPLSPNAVSRLPPLAVTPDEAAQLGYISNRDDFEREHDHDAEQLISTLSLNPEDDELDVALKLSQVDIYTRRLRERTRRKRLVRDYQLVSVFFNNQRNKQKTLGKLAKEKKEFMERLRWTAQFYGRLEQSGVALGLWRERELRVRLAELHRYRLAGVTRLEECAHYEQHAAHRKHPHHDVRLALGSSGCLDTQQTKEQPQNNTLQLRKRDVDSGSSSTSPKCTRDGSTVCGCSKKNSCNAACSTHLLTTNEIQLCTALNLPPTQYVTMKGVLLRRAPAHDCELDLAVRHYLHTAGWVRH
- the LOC113399367 gene encoding transcriptional adapter 2B isoform X3; its protein translation is MSFSDLYAKYNCTYCQEEISGVRVRCAECKDFDICLQCFSLGAEIGSHKNDHSYQFMDSGAFGIFLGRNSWSANEEVRLLDAIEQFGFGNWEDIAKHIETRTPEEAKDEYITRYLEGSIGRATWGNVESTSRPSLSCADRDEGPLSPNAVSRLPPLAVTPDEAAQLGYISNRDDFEREHDHDAEQLISTLSLNPEDDELDVALKLSQVDIYTRRLRERTRRKRLVRDYQLVSVFFNNQRNKQKTLGKLAKEKKEFMERLRWTAQFYGRLEQSGVALGLWRERELRVRLAELHRYRLAGVTRLEECAHYEQHAAHRKHPHHDVRLALQWVPGHTADKRTTAEQHTAAKKKRRRQRLKFHKPKVHTGRKYRMWMLQKELMQRRMLDSSADH
- the LOC113399367 gene encoding transcriptional adapter 2B isoform X2, yielding MSFSDLYAKYNCTYCQEEISGVRVRCAECKDFDICLQCFSLGAEIGSHKNDHSYQFMDSGAFGIFLGRNSWSANEEVRLLDAIEQFGFGNWEDIAKHIETRTPEEAKDEYITRYLEGSIGRATWGNVESTSRPSLSCADRDEGPLSPNAVSRLPPLAVTPDEAAQLGYISNRDDFEREHDHDAEQLISTLSLNPEDDELDVALKLSQVDIYTRRLRERTRRKRLVRDYQLVSVFFNNQRNKQKTLGKLAKEKKEFMERLRWTAQFYGRLEQSGVALGLWRERELRVRLAELHRYRLAGVTRLEECAHYEQHAAHRKHPHHDGSSGCLDTQQTKEQPQNNTLQLRKRDVDSGSSSTSPKCTRDGSTVCGCSKKNSCNAACSTHLLTTNEIQLCTALNLPPTQYVTMKGVLLRRAPAHDCELDLAVRHYLHTAGWVRH
- the LOC113399367 gene encoding transcriptional adapter 2B isoform X4, with amino-acid sequence MSFSDLYAKYNCTYCQEEISGVRVRCAECKDFDICLQCFSLGAEIGSHKNDHSYQFMDSGAFGIFLGRNSWSANEEVRLLDAIEQFGFGNWEDIAKHIETRTPEEAKDEYITRYLEGSIGRATWGNVESTSRPSLSCADRDEGPLSPNAVSRLPPLAVTPDEAAQLGYISNRDDFEREHDHDAEQLISTLSLNPEDDELDVALKLSQVDIYTRRLRERTRRKRLVRDYQLVSVFFNNQRNKQKTLGKLAKEKKEFMERLRWTAQFYGRLEQSGVALGLWRERELRVRLAELHRYRLAGVTRLEECAHYEQHAAHRKHPHHDQWVPGHTADKRTTAEQHTAAKKKRRRQRLKFHKPKVHTGRKYRMWMLQKELMQRRMLDSSADH